CATCGACCGCCAACAGGAAAAACGAGCGGCGCTCAAGGTCGATGTCCTGCCGAACAAAACCAAACGCCTGATCCGCATTGTGGAAAAGGGCCTGCCTCGTGACGCCTGACCCCCAGCCTGCTCTCCACATGTCTCAGGGAGACTCACGGGCTACAAAACGCGATCCTGATCAGCATTTCTTGTATGTGGAAAACAATTTCATTTGCACCATTTTGGTTCTGAACACTGGTTATTAAGCACAACCCTCCAGCAATCCCTAAAATAATGTTATTCACCATGATCATAATATGATCAGGCTGTTCACAAACCTGGGGGGAACCAAATATAACCAAATAAAAACAACAACTTATCATGTTTATGGAAATTTAATATTTTTGGGATAATGGGGATATCTTCAGAAGTGCACAGAGTTATGCACAAGCAGACAGCACATGTAATCAACCGACTTACCCACAAGCCAGGAAGTGTGGATAAGTCTGTGCATCATACTATGCAACGAAACGATCGGGATGTGTTTGCAGCAGACTACAGGCAAGTATATCGCCCAGGTTCAGTGCATTAGATTCTGATTCGCGATCAAAGCAACAGGATAGCCCCAGGGCATTCTCATGCTTTGATTGTCATCATTGATTGGTCGCCAATACTTCTCAGTATGGGAGTACAGAGCATCTTCTTCTCAGACAAAAAAAACAACCTTACGGCTGTCTTTCACTGATTCAGGATGATGTTGATTTCTGCTCACGAATACTGTCATGAGCTGAGGTGGCCCGGACATTGTCCTGTTGAACCTCACGAGGCAAAGTTCAACCGGCCTCAAAGACAATTACTTCACAGTAATGTTTTGATTCTACAGATTTGAAATGCTCAAACTGAGAGCTTCCTAATCGGTAGGAAGTTGGAGCGACACACGAGGTTCGAACTCGTGACCTCAACCTTGGCAAGGTTGCGCTCTACCAACTGAGCTAGTGTCGCATCTCTGTCTTCACCGTCGGGCACGATGACAGCCGCTTTTTCAAGCTTAATTTGGAGCGACACACGAGGTTCGAACTCGTGACCTCAACCTTGGCAAGGTTGCGCTCTACCAACTGAGCTAGTGTCGCATCTTCGTTTCATCGTCAGGCACGATGACAGCCGCTTTTTCAAGCTTAGAATTTGGAGCGACACACGAGGTTCGAACTCGTGACCTCAACCTTGGCAAGGTTGCGCTCTACCAACTGAGCTAGTGTCGCATCTTCGTTTCATCGTCAGGCACGATGACAGCCGCTTTTTCAAGCTTAGAATTTGGAGCGACACACGAGGTTCGAACTCGTGACCTCAACCTTGGCAAGGTTGCGCTCTACCAACTGAGCTAGTGTCGCATATTTTCTTAAAAAAGAAAATTGGTTGCGGGGGCCGGATTTGAACCGACGACCTTCGGGTTATGAGCCCGACGAGCTACCAAGCTGCTCCACCCCGCGTCCGTATTGTTTCACCGTTTATATGGTGATATCCGCTTATCTAATAAGCATAGATTCTGGAGCGACACACGAGGTTCGAACTCGTGACCTCAACCTTGGCAAGGTTGCGCTCTACCAACTGAGCTAGTGTCGCATCTCGACAATCTGACCTGAGTCAGATCATCTGAATTCGTTGGTTGCGGGGGCCGGATTTGAACCGACGACCTTCGGGTTATGAGCCCGACGAGCTACCAAGCTGCTCCACCCCGCGTCCGTATTGTCTCACCGTTGGGCACGATGACAGCCGCTTTTTCAAGCTGAGAATCTGGAGCGACACACGAGGTTCGAACTCGTGACCTCAACCTTGGCAAGGTTGCGCTCTACCAACTGAGCTAGTGTCGCATCTCGACAATCTGACCTGAGTCAAATCATCTGAATTCGTTGGTTGCGGGGGCCGGATTTGAACCGACGACCTTCGGGTTATGAGCCCGACGAGCTACCAAGCTGCTCCACCCCGCGTCCGTATTGTCTCACCGTTGGGCACGATGACAGCCGCTTTTTCAAGCTGAGAATCTGGAGCGACACACGAGGTTCGAACTCGTGACCTCAACCTTGGCAAGGTTGCGCTCTACCAACTGAGGTTCGAACTCGTGACCTCAACCTTGGCAAGGTTGCGCTCTACCAACTGAGCTAGTGTCGCATCTCGACAATCTGACCTGTGTCAAATCATCTGAATTCGTTGGTTGCGGGGGCCGGATTTGAACCGACGACCTTCGGGTTATGAGCCCGACGAGCTACCAAGCTGCTCCACCCCGCGTCCGAAAACACTGAAAAGCAAACTAAAACATTATTGCCTTTCGAGGCTGCGCATTATACGAGGAAAAAAGGCGGATGCAATACTTCTGCAAAAAAAACTCCGCCTTCCCGCTCAAGCGCTCATTAAAGCATCAGATTTTAAAAATTTGCTCACGATAATAACGTAGTTCCGCAATGGATTCGCGAATATCATCCAGCGCCAGATGGCTGCCTTGTTTGTGAAAGCCGTCCAAAACTTCAGGTTTCCAGCGACGCGTCAGTTCTTTCAGCGTGCTGACATCCAGATAACGGTAATGGAAGTATGCTTCCAGTTCCGGCATATGGCGATACAGGAATCGGCGATCCTGTCCAATGCTGTTCCCGCAAATCGGAGACTTGCCCTGCGGAACCCACTGTTCAAGAAATGCAATGGTCTGACGAACCGCTTCCTGCTCATCAATCTGACTTTGCTGCACACGCGCCACCAGCCCGCTGCCGGTATGCGTATTGGTGCACCACTCATCCATTTTGGCCAGTTCAGCTTCCGGTTGATGAATGGCCAGCACCGGTCCCTCTGCCAGGATATTGAGCTGTGCATCGGTCACAATGGTCGCAATTTCAATGATTTTGTGAGTATCCGGGTCCAGACCTGTCATTTCCAGATCGATCCAAATCAGATTCTGATCGCTGATTGTCATTGGAAGTTGCCTATTTGATGACTAAAGCATGTATCATACTTAGCCTGAAGTGAAAGCCAACCAAACTGAACGATATTCTTGTGGCAAAAAAGAAAAAGCTGACTAAAGGTCAGAGCCGACGTGTCCGCTCTAACCAAAACAAGCGCCTGAAACACGGTGCAGAAGATGTCCAGTGGGATGAAGCCCTGCTGGAAAGCGCCCGTGAAGGCCTGGTGATCACCCGTTTCGGCCAGCATGCCGATGTTGAGGATCCGGAGACCGGTGACATCCACCGCTGCAACCTGCGTCGCAGCATTCAGAGTCTGGTCTCCGGCGACCGGGTCGTCTGGCGTCCGGGGGTCGAAGCCCTGCAGGGCATCGCCGGCGTGGTGGAAGCCGTCCATGAACGGACTTCCGTACTGACACGTCCCGACTACTATGACGGCGTGAAACCAGTGGCGGCGAACGTTGATCGCATTATCATCGTCTCTTCTGTCCTGCCGGAACTGTCGCTGAACATCATCGACCGGTACCTGGTTGCTTCAGAAACTGTCGGAATTGAGCCGCTGATTGTGCTGAACAAGGTCGATTTGCTGGATGACGACAAGCGCCAGCAGGTCGAGAAGACACTGTCGCTGTATCGTGATATTGGCTACGAAGTGCGCTATGTCAGTACCATGACGGGTGAAGGTCTGGAAACGCTGAAAGCCGATCTGAAAGATCACATCAGCATCTTTGCCGGACAGTCTGGCGTCGGAAAATCGAGTCTGGTCAATGCTCTGATGCCAGAAGTCGAAGCGGAAACCGGTGAAGTTTCAGAAAACTCTGGTCTGGGTCAGCACACCACCACGGCAGCCCGGTTATATCACTTTGCCGACGGCGGTGACTTGATTGACTCGCCCGGGGTTCGTGAATTTGGCCTCTGGCATCTGGAGCCGGAACAAGTCACTAAAGCTTTTGTCGAATTCAGTGATTATCTGGGGGGCTGTAAGTTCCGTGACTGTAAGCACAAAGACGATCCGGGCTGCCTGCTGCGCGAAGCGCTGGAAGATGGCAAAATCAGCCAGGAACGATTCGACAGCTACCATAAAATCATTGACAGTATGTCGGAAAACATTGCGAACCGTCAGTTTTCCCGCAACAAGCAAAATTAAGCCGTCATTTTGCGAACGGGCTTCCTCTTCCGGGAGCATTGCCTGACTTGGTCCGTGAATTCGGATAGAATTCGCTGCCCGGGTCAGCGTCGCATCAAGTGACAGACCAAGTGATTGATTTGTAATAGATTTGGGATCTTATTGTGAGCGATAACCTGAAAATTGGCCTGCAATACTGCGCGCCGAAACACGCCCTGACCCGTCTGGCAGGCAAGCTGGCTGATCTGAAAGGCGGCTTTGTCACAACAGCGGTCATCCGTTGGTTTATCAACCGCTACAAAGTCGATATGTCCGAAGCGCGTCACGAAGACCCGGCATATTATGCTAGCTTCAACGACTTTTTTGTTCGTGAGCTGAAAGAAGACGCACGCCCGTTAAATGAAGAAAACGACGTCTTCTGCCACCCGGCAGATGCCTGCGTCAGCCAGCTTGGTCCGATTGAAAAAGGCCAGTTAATTCAGGCGAAAGGACACACCTACGAGGCCGTGGAACTACTGGGCGGCGATCAGACCCTGGCCGATGAGTTTGCCGACGGTGAATTCGCAACGCTGTATCTGTCACCACGGGATTATCACCGTGTTCACATGCCCTGTGACGGTACCCTGCGCCAGATGATTTATGTACCGGGCGATCTGTTCTCGGTCAATCCGCTGACCGCAGAGAACGTCCCAAACCTGTTTGCCCGCAACGAACGTGTGGTCTGTATTTTTGACACCGAATTCGGTCCGATCGCTCAGGTGCTGGTTGGTGCCACCATCGTGGGCAGCATCGAAACCGTCTGGGCCGGTACGATTGCACCGCCACGTGGCCCGATCGTGCGCCGCTGGGATTATCCTGCTGAAGGCGAGCAGGCCATCACCCTGAAAAAAGGTGAGGAAATGGGCCGCTTCAAGCTGGGATCGACCGTGATTAACCTGTTCCCGAAAGACATGGTCAGCTTCGAGCCATCTTTGGCACCGAATGTTCCGACCCGCATGGGTGAAGCCTATGCCCGTCTGAAATCGGTTCCGGCCGCACAGTCCGAAGAGACTGCCAGCAACGCCTGATCGATCCGGCACGCAAAACAGAAAGGGACGGGCATACTCGTCCCTTTTTTGATCGCGGTTTTTGATCTCCTCCCCTATGCATCTGCATGAAACTGTTATGCTGTTTCTGTCTGCCCATTCAGAGAACACAGGGAATGCCGGAATTATCTTTATCACAACTGCTGAAGCTACTGTTTGCATTTGGCCTGCCATTTGCCCTGTTGCAAATTCCCACCGCATCGCTGCCGCTGGACGGGCTGACCCTGATCCAACACCGTTTGCTGGCGATTTTCGTCATGGCCGCACTGCTCTGGGTTTTGGAGCCCGTGCCGGTCTATGCCACCTCGCTGCTCATTATTGTGCTGGAGCTGGTGCTGCTCTCCGATCAGAGCCTGCTTACCTTCCGTCATTCAGCCGGTGATACACCGCTTGGCGAACTGCTTCCCTATACGGATATCTTTCACGCCTTTGCCTCGCCGATTATCATGCTGTTTCTGGGCGGTTTTGCGCTGGCCATTGCAGCTGCAAAATACCGTTTGGATACCAATCTGGCCCGGGTGCTGCTCCGCCCCTTTGGCAATGAACCCCGCTATATCATGCTGGGGCTGATGCTGATCACCGCAATTTTTTCGATGTTTATGTCCAATACCGCCACGACGGTCATGATGCTGGCCCTGCTGGCGCCGATTCTGGCTGCCGTGCCCAAGGAGGATACCGGTGTCAAAGCACTGGTACTGGCTGTTCCGGTCGCGGCCAACACCGGCGGCATCGCAACCCCGATTGGGACGCCGCCCAATGCCATTGCCCTGCAGTACCTGAGCGGAGAGCACAGTATCAGTTTCCTCAACTGGATGGCGATTGGCCTGCCCTTTGTCCTGATTCAGCTCGGTCTGGCCTGGTGGCTGCTGCAACGCCTGTTTCCGGCCCGGCTGGAAACCCTGGAACTGCGGCTGGAAGGTCAGTTTCAGCGCAGCTGGCAGGCCTGGGTGGTGTATCTGACGTTCGGTGCAACCATCCTGCTCTGGCTGACCACAGCGCTGCATGGCATGAATGCTTATGTAGTCGCCCTGATCCCGCTCACCATCTTCGCTCTGACCGGCATTATCGGCAAAGAAGAGCTGAAACTGTTTAACTGGGATGTGCTCTGGCTGGTCGCCGGGGGGATTGCAATCGGGATGGCGCTTGAGAAAACCGGGCTGGCCCGGCAGCTGGCGCACGCCATTGATTACGAAGCTTTGCCATCGCTGCTGATTCTGGTTTTCCTGTCATTCTTGTGCTGGCTGATGGCAAATTTCATGTCGAACACAGCAACAGCGAACCTGCTGATGCCGATTGGAGCCGCCATCGCCACCTCAGTTCCGGCGCTGGCGAATGCCGGCGGTCTGCCCGCCATGCTGGTGATCCTGGCCTTTTCGGCCTCGCTGGGCATGGTGCTGCCCGTCTCGACACCGCCCAATTCCCTGGCTTATTCCACCGGATTGTTTGACAGCCGGGACATGATGAAAATTGGCCTGCTGGCCGGACTCAGCGGACTGACGCTTCTCTATATGGCAGCGTTACTGATTTTATGAATGATAGCGAAGAGACAGGCGACACACTTCCTGAATCAGGATCACATCCTAACAATAGGCCTGCGAATTTCGCGTCAAGCTGAAATCAGTTTCGCTGATAATTACGGGTGACTCACTAATATTCGCTCGGCCCTCCGTCGGGATGAGAAGGGCAGGGACAGACCCGGAATTGCAGTATGAAATTCACGATAAAGCTAAAAATACAGGTAGCGATCGCTGCCATCATTGCCACGGTCAGTGCGATCCAAACTGGCATTTCAATTTCTCAGCTCCGTCAGGAAACCACCAGCGAAGTCAATGCTCAGATGAGCGCCATCGGTGCCGCGACCGGGGACTATATTGCCGACTGGCTGAATGCCCGCCGCGATATGCTGCTGGCCAATCTGCCGCTGATTGCGACAGACAGCAACGTTGACCGGGAGCTGCTGCTGACCAAGCATGCCGGGAACTTTCTGTCGGTCTATGCAGGCTTTGCCGATGGCAGTATTGCTTACGGTGATAAAGCGGAGGACTGGCCTGCCGATTATGACCCGCGCACCCGCCCCTGGTATCAGGACGCCATCAAATCCAGCAAACTGATCCTGACCGAACCCTATCAGGATTTTGATGGCAGCCTGGTCGTCAGCTTCGCCCGCTCCTTCAGCGGCGAGCGTCGGGGGGTTCTGGCAGCCGATCTGACCGTCACCCACATCATCGATAAAATCCTCGGCCTCAAACTGGACAATGCCGGCTTCGCCTTCCTGATCGACGGCAACAATACGCTGGTCGCCTATCAGGACGCCTCGCTCAGCCGCAAACCGCTGACTCAGCTGGATGATGAGCTGACATCCGGTTTCATCCGTAGCCTGACCGGCAGTCAGCAGGTCGCCGAGTTCCACTTTAATCAAGACGATCAGGATAAACTGATCCTGATCGCCCCGATTGCCGGGACCGACTGGTCCGTAGGGATAGTTCAGGATAAAGGGCTGGCCTATGCCGCCATCGGAAAAACCCTGTCTTTCACCCTCCTGGCTTCACTGCTGATGTACGCTGTGATTGCCATCCTGGCCAGTCTGATCATCAACAGCCTGCTCCGCCCGCTGAACGAACTGAACCGCTCGGTGCATGCCCTGACTCAGGGGAACGGCGATCTGACCCAGCGCATTGAGATTCAGCGCATGGATGAGGTCGGTGAACTGGCTGAGAACATGAACCTGTTCCTCAGTCAGCTGCAGCAGATGATCAAAGGGATTGTCGCGCGTTCCCACAACCTCAGTGAGCAGGCCGGACAGTCTTACCATCAGGCGCGCCAGGCTTCAGAGCGGGTCAACGGCCAGCAGGGGGAGATCAATCAGATCGCAACTGCCATTCATGAAATGTCAGCCACCGCGGCAGAAGTCGCCAGCCATGCCGAACTGACCGCCGCCGCCGCGCAATCTTCCACCAGCGCCTGCGATCAGGGACAGGCCGTTATCAGTCAGAACCGCGAAGCCATTGTCTCACTGGCCAATCAGGTTCAGGAAGCGGCCAGTGTGATTCAGGCACTGGAAGCAAATGCGCAGGATATTAACCATATTCTTGCTACCATTCAGGGGATTGCCGAGCAAACCAACCTGCTGGCACTCAATGCAGCCATCGAAGCAGCCCGTGCCGGGGAACAGGGTCGCGGTTTCGCCGTGGTCGCCGATGAAGTTCGGGTGCTGAGCCAGCGCACCCACGATTCCACCGAAGAAATCCGCGCCATGATTGAGACCCTGCAGAACAATACCCGTCAGGCCGTCGACAGCATGGGCGCCAGCACCGATCTGGCAGGACAGAGCGTGGACTATGCTCAGGCAGCCAGCGACAGTTTGACGCAGATCACCCGAGCGATCGGGGAAATTTCTGATATGGCGACCCAAATCGCCAGCGCCGCGGAGGAGCAGCGCGCGGTGAGTGAAGACATCAGCCGCAACACCCAGACCATCCGTGATGTGTCGGACCATCTGGCAACCCAGACGCAGGATGTCAGCCACAGTGCCCAGGGCATGAGTCAGGCGGCCGAAGCGATGCGGGCAGACGTCTCGCGCTTCAAAATTTAAGTTCACTCACCACAACTTTCCCGGCCAGCCTGACGCTGGCCGTTTTTTTATGCTTGCCCCCGCCTTCGTCCCATACCATTTCCCGGCGCTTTCCTGCATGATATGCGCCCTGTCCGAACGACACTCTGTCATC
This DNA window, taken from Photobacterium sp. CCB-ST2H9, encodes the following:
- the orn gene encoding oligoribonuclease is translated as MTISDQNLIWIDLEMTGLDPDTHKIIEIATIVTDAQLNILAEGPVLAIHQPEAELAKMDEWCTNTHTGSGLVARVQQSQIDEQEAVRQTIAFLEQWVPQGKSPICGNSIGQDRRFLYRHMPELEAYFHYRYLDVSTLKELTRRWKPEVLDGFHKQGSHLALDDIRESIAELRYYREQIFKI
- a CDS encoding methyl-accepting chemotaxis protein; this encodes MKFTIKLKIQVAIAAIIATVSAIQTGISISQLRQETTSEVNAQMSAIGAATGDYIADWLNARRDMLLANLPLIATDSNVDRELLLTKHAGNFLSVYAGFADGSIAYGDKAEDWPADYDPRTRPWYQDAIKSSKLILTEPYQDFDGSLVVSFARSFSGERRGVLAADLTVTHIIDKILGLKLDNAGFAFLIDGNNTLVAYQDASLSRKPLTQLDDELTSGFIRSLTGSQQVAEFHFNQDDQDKLILIAPIAGTDWSVGIVQDKGLAYAAIGKTLSFTLLASLLMYAVIAILASLIINSLLRPLNELNRSVHALTQGNGDLTQRIEIQRMDEVGELAENMNLFLSQLQQMIKGIVARSHNLSEQAGQSYHQARQASERVNGQQGEINQIATAIHEMSATAAEVASHAELTAAAAQSSTSACDQGQAVISQNREAIVSLANQVQEAASVIQALEANAQDINHILATIQGIAEQTNLLALNAAIEAARAGEQGRGFAVVADEVRVLSQRTHDSTEEIRAMIETLQNNTRQAVDSMGASTDLAGQSVDYAQAASDSLTQITRAIGEISDMATQIASAAEEQRAVSEDISRNTQTIRDVSDHLATQTQDVSHSAQGMSQAAEAMRADVSRFKI
- a CDS encoding DASS family sodium-coupled anion symporter; this translates as MPELSLSQLLKLLFAFGLPFALLQIPTASLPLDGLTLIQHRLLAIFVMAALLWVLEPVPVYATSLLIIVLELVLLSDQSLLTFRHSAGDTPLGELLPYTDIFHAFASPIIMLFLGGFALAIAAAKYRLDTNLARVLLRPFGNEPRYIMLGLMLITAIFSMFMSNTATTVMMLALLAPILAAVPKEDTGVKALVLAVPVAANTGGIATPIGTPPNAIALQYLSGEHSISFLNWMAIGLPFVLIQLGLAWWLLQRLFPARLETLELRLEGQFQRSWQAWVVYLTFGATILLWLTTALHGMNAYVVALIPLTIFALTGIIGKEELKLFNWDVLWLVAGGIAIGMALEKTGLARQLAHAIDYEALPSLLILVFLSFLCWLMANFMSNTATANLLMPIGAAIATSVPALANAGGLPAMLVILAFSASLGMVLPVSTPPNSLAYSTGLFDSRDMMKIGLLAGLSGLTLLYMAALLIL
- the asd gene encoding archaetidylserine decarboxylase (Phosphatidylserine decarboxylase is synthesized as a single chain precursor. Generation of the pyruvoyl active site from a Ser is coupled to cleavage of a Gly-Ser bond between the larger (beta) and smaller (alpha chains). It is an integral membrane protein.) → MSDNLKIGLQYCAPKHALTRLAGKLADLKGGFVTTAVIRWFINRYKVDMSEARHEDPAYYASFNDFFVRELKEDARPLNEENDVFCHPADACVSQLGPIEKGQLIQAKGHTYEAVELLGGDQTLADEFADGEFATLYLSPRDYHRVHMPCDGTLRQMIYVPGDLFSVNPLTAENVPNLFARNERVVCIFDTEFGPIAQVLVGATIVGSIETVWAGTIAPPRGPIVRRWDYPAEGEQAITLKKGEEMGRFKLGSTVINLFPKDMVSFEPSLAPNVPTRMGEAYARLKSVPAAQSEETASNA
- the rsgA gene encoding small ribosomal subunit biogenesis GTPase RsgA: MAKKKKLTKGQSRRVRSNQNKRLKHGAEDVQWDEALLESAREGLVITRFGQHADVEDPETGDIHRCNLRRSIQSLVSGDRVVWRPGVEALQGIAGVVEAVHERTSVLTRPDYYDGVKPVAANVDRIIIVSSVLPELSLNIIDRYLVASETVGIEPLIVLNKVDLLDDDKRQQVEKTLSLYRDIGYEVRYVSTMTGEGLETLKADLKDHISIFAGQSGVGKSSLVNALMPEVEAETGEVSENSGLGQHTTTAARLYHFADGGDLIDSPGVREFGLWHLEPEQVTKAFVEFSDYLGGCKFRDCKHKDDPGCLLREALEDGKISQERFDSYHKIIDSMSENIANRQFSRNKQN